A portion of the Campylobacter showae CSUNSWCD genome contains these proteins:
- a CDS encoding TetR/AcrR family transcriptional regulator: MDTKPTKRSAERKEKFIQAGLEIFLENGYENTSLTDIIKKSGGSLASIYKFFENKEGLFRAIVERGFDDFRMQIDEKIDLNLPHKLDDFLTKFAMIFFDIICEKKTTLISRVMMSEGAKNDGLLGKEFLDQILSKIDKILIDFFEREDIRVQLNPCISPYVAAKAFAAVVREPYHYNAILLNEDITLSAEEREEHVKTRIDMFLHGVKKR, encoded by the coding sequence ATGGATACGAAACCGACGAAACGAAGCGCCGAGAGAAAAGAGAAATTCATCCAAGCCGGGCTTGAAATTTTCCTCGAAAACGGCTACGAAAACACGAGTTTAACGGATATCATCAAAAAAAGCGGCGGGTCGCTGGCTAGCATCTACAAATTTTTTGAAAATAAAGAAGGGCTCTTTCGCGCTATCGTAGAGCGCGGATTTGACGACTTTAGAATGCAGATAGACGAAAAAATCGATCTAAATTTGCCGCATAAGCTGGATGATTTTTTAACCAAATTTGCGATGATATTTTTCGACATCATCTGTGAAAAGAAAACCACGCTAATCTCAAGAGTGATGATGAGCGAAGGCGCAAAAAACGACGGCCTTTTAGGTAAAGAGTTTTTGGATCAAATTTTAAGCAAAATCGATAAAATTTTAATCGATTTTTTCGAGCGCGAAGATATAAGAGTCCAACTAAATCCATGTATCTCTCCTTACGTCGCAGCCAAGGCGTTTGCCGCAGTCGTTAGAGAGCCTTATCATTATAATGCCATTTTGCTAAACGAGGACATAACGCTAAGCGCAGAAGAGCGCGAAGAGCACGTAAAAACGCGCATAGATATGTTTTTGCACGGCGTAAAAAAACGCTAA
- a CDS encoding efflux RND transporter periplasmic adaptor subunit — protein MRNFKTLSVLLLASLLFTACFDGNDKKSAAAAGQQRQMPPSKVDVFVAKKSDVPISFDYTATLTSQQDVIIYPKVSGTVTKQFFKPGDNVKAGDKLFLIDPEKYQASYDALEAAIGVANANLKNAQTEFNRISNLYKKNAVSQKEYDAAVSALEIANANLLSARANAKNAKIDLGYTSIAAPFDGVLGDNLVDVGSLVVANTTQLVRLTKINPIEAHFHISDVDNLNRVKMQESGLWAQTNSEAVLKVGPGEFNGKVNFIDNVVNTNMGTVLAKAEFNNDEGKLLPGMFGHVTMGGFYQKDGFKIPQVALQQTDVKTYVLVVEDGKVASKDVKITYQTKDAAVVSEGLNENDKIILNNFLKIGVGAPVEIDKDLTASFGKGTNLEPKNEQEKAK, from the coding sequence ATGAGAAATTTTAAAACCCTTTCGGTTTTGTTATTGGCGTCGTTGCTTTTTACGGCATGCTTTGATGGTAACGATAAAAAAAGCGCGGCCGCAGCCGGACAACAACGACAAATGCCGCCGTCAAAAGTCGATGTATTCGTAGCTAAAAAATCAGACGTGCCGATCAGCTTTGATTACACCGCGACCCTAACGAGCCAGCAAGACGTAATCATATATCCAAAAGTAAGCGGCACGGTAACCAAGCAGTTTTTTAAACCAGGCGACAACGTAAAAGCAGGCGACAAGCTGTTTTTGATAGATCCCGAAAAATACCAAGCCAGCTACGACGCGCTTGAGGCTGCTATCGGCGTAGCAAACGCAAATTTAAAAAATGCTCAGACCGAATTTAACAGAATTTCAAATTTATATAAGAAAAACGCCGTTTCGCAAAAAGAGTACGACGCGGCAGTTTCGGCGCTCGAGATCGCAAACGCAAATTTACTAAGCGCTAGAGCAAACGCTAAAAACGCCAAAATAGACCTAGGCTACACGAGTATCGCCGCGCCTTTTGACGGCGTTTTGGGCGATAACCTAGTAGACGTGGGCTCGCTAGTCGTAGCAAACACGACTCAGCTCGTGCGTCTAACCAAAATCAACCCGATCGAGGCGCACTTCCACATCTCCGACGTCGATAATCTAAACCGCGTCAAAATGCAAGAAAGCGGCCTCTGGGCGCAGACAAATTCGGAAGCCGTGCTAAAAGTCGGCCCGGGAGAGTTTAACGGCAAGGTAAATTTCATCGATAACGTCGTAAATACAAATATGGGCACCGTTTTAGCCAAGGCTGAATTTAACAACGACGAGGGCAAGCTGCTACCTGGCATGTTCGGCCACGTGACGATGGGCGGATTTTACCAAAAAGACGGATTTAAAATCCCTCAAGTAGCACTCCAACAAACCGACGTCAAGACCTACGTACTAGTCGTAGAGGACGGCAAAGTAGCCTCCAAAGACGTAAAAATCACCTATCAAACCAAAGACGCCGCAGTCGTTAGCGAGGGGTTAAACGAAAATGATAAAATCATCTTAAACAACTTCCTAAAAATCGGCGTAGGTGCACCCGTCGAGATAGACAAGGACCTAACCGCAAGCTTTGGCAAAGGTACAAATTTAGAGCCTAAAAACGAGCAAGAAAAGGCTAAGTGA
- a CDS encoding efflux RND transporter permease subunit has product MFSKFFINRPIFATVVSIIIVIAGAMAIKGLPIEEYPKLTPPQISVSAVYTGADAQTISDSVASAIEDQINGVENMLYMQSTSSSSGSLNINVYFKIGTSAKQATIDVNNRVQAALSRLPQEVQNMGVTVRERSGSILEVVGFTSSNMDLVELYNYVNLNIADEVKRVNGVGDTALIGSKEYSMRIWLKPDKLAYYKLTPSDVIAQVKIQNSQYAAGKIGEQPSDGDNPYVYSVRSDGRLKNAAQFGDIVIKSADGAVLKLKDVATVELGAASYASDSMLNGQDSIPLLIFMQNDANALATAQAVNAKLDELSKNFPAGFKHTIAYNPTEFIEVSIQEVIKTFIEAMILVIIVMYMFLKSFRATIIPILAVPVSIIGTFGGLYAMGFSINLITLFALILAIGIVVDDAIIVIENVERILHEDKNITVKEATYKAMEEVQTPVISIVLVLSAVFIPVSFMEGFVGVIQRQFALTLVTSVCISGFVALTLTPALCGVMLKKQESKPFWFVQKFNDFFDWSTKIFTAGVATVLRHVIISLILIGIMGFATYELFKKVPSGLVPSEDKGALMVITSLPPSSNMLKTKKEVQNINQAILSNPNVEFMMSFAGYDMLAGALRENSAISFIKLKDWSERKTPDSQADALTGPFNGMLWGSKESMSFVVNVPPIMGLSMTGGFEMYLQNKSGKSYAQIEADVKKVVAAANARPDLTSVRSTLETNYRQFKIDIDRQKAQMFGVSESEIFSAIGSTFGSYYINDFSLFGKSYRVYARGEDGFRNNPEDLRKIYVRSSGGEMIPLNSVATLTRILGPDIVDRFNLFPAAKIQGDPKPGYTSGDAIKAIQEVVEQTLSTEEYSISWAGTAYQEVSSQGTGSTAFIFGMIFVFLILAAQYERWLIPLAVITAVPFAVFGSLVAVWARGLTNDIYFQIGLLLLIGLSAKNAILIVEFAMQERLAGKSVFDAAVNAARLRFRPIVMTSLAFTLGVFPMVISTGAGAASRHSLGTGVIGGMIAATTIAIFFIPMFYYLLEKLNNKVWDKKPSGAQEVKNV; this is encoded by the coding sequence ATGTTTTCTAAATTTTTTATAAATCGCCCGATATTCGCCACCGTCGTATCTATCATCATAGTTATCGCGGGTGCAATGGCGATAAAGGGGCTTCCCATCGAGGAGTATCCCAAGCTAACCCCGCCTCAAATTTCCGTTAGTGCCGTCTACACGGGCGCCGACGCTCAGACCATCTCCGACTCCGTAGCCAGCGCGATCGAGGACCAGATAAACGGCGTAGAAAACATGCTCTATATGCAAAGCACCTCAAGCTCGAGCGGTTCGCTAAATATCAACGTTTATTTTAAAATCGGTACCTCAGCCAAACAAGCCACGATCGACGTAAACAACCGCGTCCAGGCAGCGCTCTCAAGGCTACCTCAAGAGGTGCAAAATATGGGCGTGACCGTGCGCGAACGCAGCGGCTCGATCCTAGAGGTAGTCGGCTTTACGAGCTCAAACATGGACTTAGTCGAGCTGTATAACTACGTAAATTTAAACATCGCGGACGAGGTTAAAAGGGTTAACGGCGTAGGCGACACGGCGCTAATCGGTAGCAAAGAGTACTCGATGAGAATTTGGCTAAAACCAGACAAACTAGCCTACTACAAGCTAACTCCTAGCGACGTCATCGCTCAAGTAAAAATCCAAAACAGCCAATACGCCGCCGGTAAAATAGGCGAGCAGCCCTCAGACGGGGATAATCCTTACGTTTATTCCGTTCGCTCGGACGGCCGTCTAAAAAATGCCGCGCAGTTTGGCGATATAGTAATCAAAAGCGCCGACGGAGCGGTGCTAAAGCTAAAAGACGTAGCGACCGTGGAGCTAGGAGCGGCTAGCTACGCATCTGACTCGATGCTAAACGGTCAAGACTCTATACCGCTTTTAATCTTTATGCAAAATGACGCCAACGCCTTAGCCACGGCGCAAGCAGTAAATGCAAAGCTTGATGAGCTAAGTAAAAATTTCCCCGCAGGCTTTAAACACACGATCGCGTATAACCCGACCGAATTTATCGAAGTTTCTATCCAAGAGGTTATAAAAACTTTCATCGAGGCGATGATCCTAGTTATCATTGTTATGTATATGTTTTTAAAGAGCTTCCGCGCCACTATCATCCCGATACTAGCCGTTCCTGTGTCTATCATCGGCACGTTTGGCGGACTATACGCGATGGGATTTAGTATAAATTTGATTACGCTTTTTGCACTCATACTTGCCATCGGTATCGTCGTGGACGACGCCATCATCGTTATCGAAAACGTGGAGAGAATTTTACACGAGGATAAAAATATAACTGTCAAAGAAGCGACATATAAGGCGATGGAGGAGGTGCAAACGCCCGTCATCTCTATCGTTCTCGTTCTCTCGGCCGTTTTTATCCCCGTTTCTTTTATGGAGGGCTTTGTCGGCGTGATCCAGCGCCAGTTCGCGCTTACGCTCGTTACTTCAGTTTGTATCTCGGGCTTTGTGGCGCTTACGCTTACTCCTGCGCTTTGCGGCGTTATGCTAAAAAAACAAGAGAGCAAGCCGTTTTGGTTTGTGCAGAAATTTAACGACTTTTTCGACTGGAGTACGAAAATTTTCACTGCGGGCGTAGCAACGGTACTTCGCCACGTTATCATCAGCCTTATTTTGATAGGCATTATGGGTTTTGCGACTTATGAGCTGTTTAAAAAAGTCCCAAGCGGCCTCGTACCGTCCGAGGATAAAGGTGCGTTGATGGTTATCACTTCGCTACCGCCGTCGTCAAATATGCTAAAAACCAAAAAAGAAGTTCAAAATATCAACCAAGCTATCCTTAGCAACCCAAATGTCGAGTTTATGATGAGTTTTGCGGGATACGATATGCTTGCGGGCGCGCTTAGAGAAAATTCGGCCATCAGCTTTATCAAGCTAAAAGACTGGAGCGAGAGAAAAACGCCAGATAGCCAAGCAGACGCATTAACAGGGCCTTTTAACGGCATGCTTTGGGGCTCGAAGGAGTCGATGAGTTTTGTCGTAAACGTCCCGCCTATCATGGGTCTTTCGATGACGGGCGGCTTTGAGATGTATCTGCAAAACAAAAGCGGCAAAAGCTACGCCCAGATCGAAGCCGACGTGAAAAAAGTAGTCGCCGCGGCAAACGCTCGCCCGGATCTAACCAGCGTACGCTCGACGCTAGAAACTAATTACCGCCAGTTTAAAATCGACATCGATAGGCAAAAAGCCCAGATGTTTGGCGTGAGCGAGAGCGAAATATTTAGCGCGATAGGCTCGACTTTCGGTTCTTACTATATCAACGACTTTAGCCTTTTTGGCAAATCCTACCGCGTCTATGCCAGAGGCGAGGACGGTTTTAGAAACAATCCCGAAGATCTGCGTAAAATTTACGTCCGCTCAAGTGGCGGCGAGATGATACCGCTAAACTCCGTCGCCACCCTAACCAGAATTTTGGGTCCCGATATCGTGGATAGATTTAACCTTTTCCCGGCGGCTAAGATCCAAGGCGACCCGAAACCTGGCTACACGTCTGGAGACGCGATAAAAGCTATACAAGAGGTGGTCGAGCAGACGCTAAGCACTGAGGAATACTCCATCAGCTGGGCGGGCACCGCGTATCAGGAGGTTAGCTCGCAAGGCACGGGCTCTACGGCGTTTATATTCGGTATGATTTTCGTATTTTTGATCCTAGCGGCGCAGTATGAGCGCTGGCTCATCCCACTAGCCGTTATCACGGCCGTTCCGTTCGCGGTTTTTGGCTCACTAGTCGCTGTTTGGGCTAGAGGGCTAACAAACGACATTTACTTCCAGATCGGACTACTGCTTCTCATCGGTCTGTCTGCCAAAAACGCGATCCTCATCGTCGAATTTGCGATGCAAGAAAGACTAGCGGGCAAGAGCGTATTTGACGCTGCCGTTAATGCAGCCAGACTTCGCTTCCGCCCGATCGTCATGACCTCGCTCGCATTTACCTTGGGCGTTTTCCCGATGGTTATCAGTACGGGTGCTGGCGCTGCGTCTCGCCACTCGCTGGGCACGGGCGTGATCGGCGGTATGATAGCGGCCACTACGATAGCGATATTTTTCATACCGATGTTTTACTATCTGCTAGAAAAGCTAAACAACAAAGTCTGGGATAAAAAACCAAGCGGAGCACAGGAGGTCAAAAATGTATAA
- a CDS encoding efflux transporter outer membrane subunit: protein MYKILTLAAALFLAGCSFRPEIPEVDTKFESTYKFETSDIRDEWWKEFGDENLNALVASALEKNTDLRTAYLNLQKAAASLGISEADLFPSVNLNVGYTKAKSSGETYTKQPQTRYRNSEINLGLSYEIDLWGRVRNSVESAKASLNATKLDYATARLSISSSVAKSYFALVALNMREAVLKDTLKTYEETLALRKTQLDLGGINETTYLQSKAAVESAKVSLLEVQTSLSQALTSLAILTGKSNDEILKGSVQSAKMLPKEPEVSAGVSADILLRRSDVAKAYADLNATNALIGVAKADYLPSISLTGLFGFSSVDFENIFISNANTWSIGGSLVQKIFDYGRTKNNVRIAETNEQIAAVAYEAAVKKALGEVRDALNNRKNAKLTLNQVKELLHSQEKIYKLAKDQFEEGYTGHLELLDAQRNLLSVRLQDIAANLNLIDSVVDVYKAFGGGFRAE, encoded by the coding sequence ATGTATAAAATTTTAACTTTAGCCGCGGCGCTATTTTTAGCCGGTTGCTCGTTTCGACCCGAGATCCCCGAGGTTGATACGAAATTTGAATCTACGTATAAATTTGAAACTAGCGACATCAGAGACGAGTGGTGGAAGGAGTTTGGCGACGAAAATCTAAACGCCCTCGTAGCTAGCGCGCTAGAGAAAAACACCGACCTTCGCACGGCTTATTTAAATTTACAAAAAGCGGCCGCAAGCCTAGGCATCTCTGAGGCCGATCTTTTTCCTAGCGTAAATTTAAACGTCGGCTACACCAAAGCAAAAAGCAGCGGCGAGACCTACACCAAACAGCCCCAAACGCGCTACCGAAACTCTGAAATAAATTTAGGCCTTAGCTACGAGATAGATCTGTGGGGCAGAGTGCGAAACAGCGTCGAGTCGGCTAAAGCCAGTCTAAACGCGACCAAGCTCGACTACGCCACCGCGCGCCTTAGCATAAGCTCTAGTGTGGCTAAAAGCTACTTCGCGCTCGTGGCTCTAAATATGCGCGAAGCCGTGCTAAAAGACACGCTAAAAACCTACGAGGAGACGCTGGCGCTTCGCAAAACACAGCTTGATCTAGGCGGCATAAACGAAACGACCTATCTACAAAGCAAAGCGGCCGTCGAAAGCGCCAAAGTAAGCCTGCTAGAGGTGCAAACCTCGCTGTCTCAGGCTCTAACGTCATTAGCGATACTAACGGGTAAATCAAACGACGAGATCCTAAAAGGTTCCGTGCAGAGCGCTAAAATGCTACCTAAAGAGCCCGAAGTGAGTGCGGGCGTGAGCGCAGATATACTACTGCGAAGGAGCGACGTAGCTAAAGCCTACGCCGATCTAAACGCGACTAACGCGCTAATCGGCGTCGCAAAGGCCGATTATCTACCGTCCATCTCGCTAACGGGACTTTTTGGATTTTCCAGCGTGGATTTTGAAAATATATTTATCAGCAACGCAAACACGTGGAGCATAGGCGGATCTTTGGTGCAGAAAATTTTCGACTACGGCAGAACCAAAAACAACGTCCGCATAGCCGAAACTAACGAGCAAATCGCAGCCGTAGCCTACGAAGCGGCGGTCAAAAAGGCTCTGGGCGAGGTTAGAGACGCGCTAAACAACCGTAAAAACGCCAAACTAACGCTAAATCAAGTCAAAGAGCTCCTGCACTCGCAAGAAAAAATCTATAAGCTAGCCAAGGATCAGTTTGAAGAAGGCTACACGGGGCACCTGGAGCTACTCGACGCACAACGCAACCTACTCTCGGTTAGACTCCAAGACATCGCGGCAAATTTAAACCTCATCGACTCGGTCGTGGACGTATATAAGGCATTTGGTGGCGGATTTAGGGCCGAATAA
- the purN gene encoding phosphoribosylglycinamide formyltransferase codes for MLTKKIAVLFSGGGSNLEAILEGLHGKVFGETRIEVALTLTNKANAGGIAKAAKYGLKSVVIEHVNFTSREEFDAAVVEEIKHANVDLTVLAGFMRILTPVFTSQVRAINLHPSLLPLFKGAHAIKESFESDMKVGGVSVHWVSEELDGGKIIAQRAFEKSAGMSLEEFEAKIHAIEHEVLPETIVQILTDKE; via the coding sequence ATGCTTACGAAAAAAATAGCGGTTTTATTTAGCGGCGGCGGCTCGAATTTAGAGGCGATTTTAGAGGGGCTGCACGGCAAAGTTTTTGGCGAAACTAGGATCGAAGTCGCGCTAACGCTAACAAATAAAGCTAACGCAGGCGGCATCGCAAAAGCCGCGAAATACGGCCTAAAAAGCGTCGTCATCGAGCACGTTAATTTTACCTCGAGAGAGGAATTTGACGCCGCGGTCGTAGAGGAAATCAAGCACGCAAACGTCGATTTAACGGTGCTTGCAGGCTTTATGCGTATCCTCACGCCCGTTTTTACAAGCCAAGTTCGCGCGATAAATTTACACCCGTCGCTACTGCCGCTTTTTAAGGGCGCGCACGCGATAAAAGAGAGCTTTGAGAGCGATATGAAGGTGGGCGGCGTGAGCGTGCACTGGGTGAGCGAGGAGCTAGACGGCGGCAAAATCATCGCTCAGCGCGCGTTTGAAAAGAGCGCGGGGATGAGCCTTGAGGAATTTGAAGCAAAAATCCACGCAATAGAGCATGAAGTTTTGCCCGAAACTATCGTGCAAATTTTGACGGACAAAGAGTAA
- a CDS encoding bifunctional ADP-dependent NAD(P)H-hydrate dehydratase/NAD(P)H-hydrate epimerase, which yields MKKLFWDTAELDARAVSEFGLSTEVLMQNAANALANVVRTRFKKSSTKRGKILGVVGSGNNGADVLAALRLLGGKFDCFAFLASDKQNETSKTELTRALKCGVNLISNLTESGEFDCIIDGIFGTGLSRELDERTINLINLLNAKPGYKLACDIPSGLDKNGLSQGAVFKADTTVTMGALKLALYSDFAKDFVGCVKVANLGFSRELYETQTSFYKLGKSDLNLPFRVKQNANKGDFGHVFIVSGEKVGAARIAGLAALTIGAGLVSVVGENLDLEPVLMQSARITSKMRVGAVGMGLGELSKAQKDELFSELKTKDALVIDADLCYEPRTLGLLNSEKVVITPHPKEFASLLGLANLGKFDAGEVQKNRFKLAQVFSRNFKCVLVLKGANTLIAQGGEVYVMTQGSAALAKGGSGDALSGIVAGLLAQGYSPLNAAISGTLAHALAARKIKINDYALTAADVIKGLKCLRKK from the coding sequence ATGAAAAAGCTATTTTGGGATACGGCGGAGCTTGACGCTAGAGCCGTGAGCGAGTTTGGGCTTAGCACCGAAGTTTTGATGCAAAACGCCGCTAACGCGTTAGCTAATGTCGTGCGAACTAGGTTTAAAAAATCATCGACCAAGCGCGGTAAAATTTTAGGCGTAGTCGGCAGCGGAAACAACGGTGCAGACGTGCTCGCCGCGCTTAGACTTTTGGGCGGCAAATTTGATTGTTTCGCATTTTTAGCCAGCGACAAACAAAACGAAACCTCAAAAACCGAGCTAACTAGGGCGCTAAAATGCGGCGTAAATTTGATCTCAAATTTGACGGAAAGCGGCGAATTTGACTGCATCATCGATGGGATTTTTGGTACGGGGCTTAGCCGCGAGCTAGACGAGCGAACGATAAATTTGATAAATCTACTAAACGCAAAACCCGGCTACAAGCTCGCCTGCGACATCCCGAGCGGACTCGATAAAAACGGTTTATCGCAAGGCGCGGTCTTTAAGGCGGATACGACCGTGACGATGGGCGCGCTAAAACTCGCGCTTTATAGCGATTTTGCAAAGGATTTCGTCGGGTGCGTAAAAGTCGCAAATTTAGGCTTCTCGCGTGAGCTTTACGAGACGCAGACGAGCTTTTATAAGCTTGGCAAGAGCGATTTAAATTTACCGTTTCGCGTAAAGCAAAACGCTAACAAGGGCGACTTTGGCCACGTGTTTATCGTTAGCGGCGAAAAGGTCGGAGCGGCGCGTATAGCGGGACTTGCCGCACTAACTATCGGTGCGGGACTCGTTAGCGTCGTGGGCGAAAATTTAGACCTCGAGCCCGTTTTGATGCAAAGCGCGCGCATAACGTCAAAAATGCGAGTCGGTGCCGTCGGCATGGGGCTTGGCGAGCTTAGTAAGGCGCAAAAAGACGAGCTTTTTAGCGAGCTAAAAACAAAAGATGCGCTCGTTATCGACGCCGATCTTTGCTACGAGCCGCGCACGCTTGGGCTTTTAAACAGCGAAAAAGTCGTGATAACGCCACATCCAAAAGAGTTTGCGAGCTTGCTAGGGCTTGCTAATCTGGGCAAATTTGATGCCGGCGAAGTGCAAAAAAATCGCTTCAAACTCGCTCAAGTTTTTAGTAGAAATTTTAAATGCGTGCTTGTGTTAAAAGGTGCAAACACCCTAATCGCACAAGGCGGCGAGGTCTACGTCATGACGCAGGGTAGCGCTGCGCTCGCAAAAGGCGGTAGCGGAGACGCGCTAAGCGGTATCGTTGCGGGGCTACTCGCGCAGGGTTATAGCCCGCTAAATGCCGCGATCTCGGGTACGCTAGCTCACGCTCTAGCCGCTCGCAAAATCAAAATCAACGACTACGCGCTCACGGCCGCGGACGTCATCAAAGGACTCAAATGCTTACGAAAAAAATAG
- a CDS encoding YifB family Mg chelatase-like AAA ATPase, producing MKALKCATYNDELRLVDVESSFNRGLPALNIVGLAGASIKESAERVKSALLSLNFSFPAQKIIINLSPSDMPKSGSHFDLPIALLIALQKERDFEPIFVFGELGLDGGVKSTASLFSILLFLSAKAPSSRVLIPQEIAQKAGAIPNLEIYAVSNLAEAIKFFLEPEFAASRKVGAIHPLFSNLIKIGEKSFVKNQNFELNFSDVKGQSRAKRACLVAACGMHNIIFEGSPGCGKSMSAKRLRYILPPQSLDEILLSCAYSSLNQQESEFSALRAFRSPHHTSTRSSIFGGGSSAARIGEVGLANGGILFFDELPHFAPQILESLREPLEDYKINISRVNSKITYETKFMFVAAMNPCPCGNLLSKNLECKCSELEIKRYKSRISAPILDRIDLHVQMDEVAASDKSDVTSESMWQTVLRVFEAQISRSQSELNGKLDDEEIAKFCICDDEASGVLDNATQRFSLSRRAINKTLKVARTIADIEGSRIIKKPHILEALSYRVKQEGA from the coding sequence ATGAAAGCCCTAAAATGCGCCACTTATAATGACGAATTGCGGCTTGTGGACGTCGAGTCCAGCTTTAATCGCGGTTTGCCCGCACTTAATATCGTTGGTCTTGCGGGAGCCTCGATAAAAGAGAGTGCCGAGCGCGTAAAATCAGCGCTTTTATCGTTAAATTTCTCCTTTCCAGCGCAAAAAATCATCATAAATTTATCCCCATCCGACATGCCAAAATCCGGTAGCCACTTCGACCTACCCATCGCGCTTTTAATTGCTTTGCAAAAAGAGCGCGACTTTGAGCCGATTTTTGTGTTCGGCGAGCTGGGGCTAGACGGCGGCGTCAAAAGTACAGCGAGCCTTTTTTCTATCTTGCTTTTTTTGAGCGCGAAGGCGCCGAGTTCTCGCGTGCTGATCCCGCAAGAGATAGCGCAAAAAGCGGGCGCCATACCGAATTTAGAAATTTACGCCGTTTCAAATTTGGCCGAGGCGATCAAATTTTTCCTCGAGCCCGAATTCGCCGCCTCGCGCAAAGTCGGCGCCATTCATCCGCTTTTTTCAAATTTAATCAAAATCGGCGAAAAAAGCTTCGTAAAAAATCAAAATTTCGAGCTAAATTTTAGCGACGTTAAAGGCCAGAGTAGGGCAAAAAGAGCCTGCCTGGTGGCCGCTTGCGGTATGCATAATATTATCTTTGAGGGAAGCCCGGGATGCGGCAAAAGCATGAGCGCCAAGCGCCTGCGATACATTTTGCCACCGCAAAGCTTAGATGAAATTTTGCTCAGCTGCGCCTATAGTTCGCTAAATCAACAGGAGAGCGAATTTTCTGCACTCCGCGCCTTTCGTTCGCCCCATCATACGAGCACGCGCAGCTCGATATTTGGCGGCGGATCGAGCGCAGCTAGGATCGGCGAGGTTGGGCTGGCCAACGGCGGGATACTTTTTTTCGACGAGCTTCCGCACTTTGCGCCGCAAATTTTAGAGAGCCTGCGCGAGCCGCTGGAGGACTATAAAATCAACATTTCGCGGGTAAACTCAAAAATCACGTATGAGACCAAATTTATGTTCGTAGCCGCGATGAACCCGTGCCCATGCGGTAATCTACTCTCAAAAAATCTAGAGTGCAAATGCTCGGAGCTCGAGATCAAGCGCTATAAATCGCGTATTTCGGCACCCATACTAGACCGCATCGACCTTCACGTACAGATGGATGAGGTGGCCGCGAGCGACAAGAGCGATGTCACGAGCGAATCGATGTGGCAGACCGTGCTGCGCGTATTTGAGGCGCAAATCTCGCGCTCTCAAAGCGAGCTAAACGGCAAGCTTGACGACGAAGAGATAGCCAAATTTTGCATTTGCGACGACGAGGCGAGCGGCGTGCTAGATAATGCGACGCAGAGATTTTCACTCAGCCGCCGCGCTATTAATAAAACCCTAAAAGTCGCCCGCACGATCGCTGACATCGAGGGCTCGCGCATAATCAAAAAGCCGCATATTTTGGAGGCTTTGAGCTACCGAGTGAAGCAGGAGGGCGCATGA
- the def gene encoding peptide deformylase, with product MILEILTYPNKKLFVKSLEVKVFDENLHKFLDDMYETMIAKNGIGLAAIQTGEAKRILIVNLVDEESKEQRKEDLLEIINPKILRKEGEIIYQEGCLSVPGYYEDVKRAEFITLEYQDRFGKRQELEADGLLSVAIQHEMDHLDGHLFIERIGYNKRKKFDKEYKKQKNA from the coding sequence ATGATACTAGAAATCCTAACCTATCCGAACAAAAAACTTTTCGTCAAATCGCTTGAAGTTAAAGTTTTTGACGAAAATTTGCATAAATTTTTAGACGATATGTATGAGACTATGATCGCTAAAAACGGCATCGGACTAGCTGCTATCCAGACGGGCGAGGCTAAGCGAATTTTGATCGTAAATTTAGTCGACGAAGAGAGCAAAGAGCAGCGCAAAGAGGATCTGCTAGAAATCATAAATCCTAAAATTTTGCGCAAAGAGGGCGAGATAATCTACCAAGAAGGCTGCCTAAGCGTACCTGGATACTACGAGGACGTAAAAAGAGCCGAGTTTATAACGCTTGAGTATCAAGACCGCTTCGGCAAGCGCCAAGAGCTCGAGGCGGACGGGCTTTTGTCGGTCGCGATCCAGCACGAGATGGATCATCTCGACGGACATCTTTTTATCGAGCGTATCGGCTACAACAAACGCAAAAAATTCGACAAAGAGTATAAAAAGCAAAAAAACGCATGA